The Silvibacterium dinghuense region GGTCGAGCGCCTGCAGCACGCGATTGCGGTCGAAGGGCTTCAGCAGGTAGTCGATGGCATTGACGTCGAAGGCACGCACCGCATACTGGTCGAAAGCCGTCGCGAAGACAATCTGGGGAATCAGGTCGCGATGCTCGATGAGCTGCTTGAGGACGGCAAAGCCATCGAGCCCCGGCATCTGCACGTCGAGAAAAACAACGTCGGGCTGGTATTCGCGGATGAGCTCAACCGCCTCGACACCGTTCGAACCCTGCGCCAGCACCTCGACACTGCCGGCCGTATCGAGCAGATACTTCAGCTCTTCGCGGGCAAGCTGCTCGTCGTCGATAATCAGCGCCGTGATGGGTGCGGTTGATGCCAAGTTTTTAGTATAAAGCGGTTGCCGGTCCCCAGTCCCCAGTTGCCAGTTGCTGGTTGGCGGGTGGCCCACACAAGCCCGGTGTTGGCTTGTGTGGGGAGGCACGAACCCCGGGGTTGAAATCCGTGGCGCATCCAGTCCCCCACCCGGCAACTGGGGACTGGCAACTGAAAACTGACAACTAACAACTGGAAGGCCAGTCCCTAGCCGGGGAAGGCCTGCAGACGGGCCGGGCGATGATCGGAAGCCAGATCGTGTCCGCAGTGCGTGCAGAAAAGATCGGTGATGCTCGTCGTGCGATAGCAGTTTCCGCAGCTTGCCGATACCTGGTAAGCGCATTGCGGACAGAAGTGATAATTCCCCGTGATCCGCGTGCCGCATGAGGGGCAGGAGGTGAGGATCGGCTGGCGCAGCAGGAAGTAGAGCACCGCGCCGATGCCGCCCGGCATCACCACGCAGACCATCCACAGGCGCGCGCTCATGCCGCGCCGCGGAGCGTCATTGCTGATGTAGCCCATCATCAGCATGGAGACGGCGGCCAGCGCTCCCCAGCTGAGCACAAGATAAAAGTGCAGGGCCACCGGCAGCGCGCTGGGATGGTGGTTGTGCATGGGAAGCACAACCAGGAAGTAGTATTCCGTGAGCGCGAAGGCGATCAGCGCGCCGAGCATCGACCAGCGCGGAATCAGATGCAGCTCCTGGCTGATATCGCTGCCCGTCTTCGCCTCATGCAAGGGCGAGTTTCCGCTTTGCCGCATTCCATCCATTGGAAAGAGAGTCCCCTTCGCTTCAGCCCGGGAAGGCCTGCAACCGGGCCGGGCGATGATCGGAAGCCAGATCGTGTCCGCAGTGGGTGCAGAAAAGATCGGTGATGCTCGTCGTGCGATAACAATTCCCGCAGCATGGAGCTATCTGGTAGGCGCAATGCGGACAGAAGTGATCGTTTCCTGTGATCCGCGTGCCGCATGAGGGGCAGGAGGTGAGAATCGGCTGGCGCAGCAGGAAGTAGAGCACCGCGCCGATACCGCCCGGCATCACCACGCAGACCATCCACAGGCGCGCGCTCATGCCGCGCCGCGGAGCGTCATTGCTGATGTAGCCCATCATCAGCACGTAGAGCGCGGCCAGCGCTCCCCAGCTGATCAGCAGGTAGAAGCGCAGGGCCACCGGCAACGGGCTGGGATGGTGGCGGTGCGCGGGCAGCACCACCCAGAAGTAGTATTCGGTCAGAGCAAATGCTGCAAGCGCTCCCACCATGGACCATCGTGGGATCAGTCGAAGCTCTTCGCTGATGTCGCTGCCGATCTTCGCCTCACGCGGCGAAGCAAAACCGTTTTGCCTCAAATCGTTCATGCAACAGGCAAGCCCTTAACAGGAGATCAGTACTTTTCACCGCCACGCGGCTCACCGCCCAGGGACTCGCGTTTGCGCCAGGTAACGATCAGCGCGGCAAAGATGGCCGTCAGAAAGGTAACGACCATGGACACCGCGAGCGTCGGCGGATCCTGGAAATGCTCTCCCTCAAAAAGATCGTCCGCCATCAGCCAGATCGCCGGAGTCAGGAAGATGAGCAGGCCGCCGATAGCCAGCAGCACCATGCCCAGCTGCTTCTGCGCCTGGACCCGGGCCATGCGGCGCTCGTTGGCCGCCACCATCACCGCGCGGCGCGTCCGCTGCACCGCCAGCATGCTGGCATCCGCGTCCAGCCCGGCCAGTGCGCGGATCAGCTGCGGATCGAAGGAAGAAGATGCTGTCGGACGTTCGCTCATCGCACCTCCCTCGCCACCGGCATGGTTTCCATCTTTGCTTCTGCCCGGCTCTCCACCCGCGGCCGCAGCGTCGCCAGGCCGCGATAGAGCCGCGACTTGACCGTCGAAAGCGGAGCCCGCGTCACCTGCGCGATCTCCTCGAGCGAGAGCTCCTCATGGAAGCGCAGGATCAGGACTTCGCGCTGCAGCGGCTCGAGCGTAAGCAGGGCCTCGGCCATGCGGCCGGCATTTTCGCTGCTCTGGTAATGATCGAAAGGATTGGGCTCGTTGCTGGCCACCTCGTAGGGGCGCTCGTCCTCGTCGTTCTCGCTCATCTCTTCGAGGCTGGCCATGGTCCGGCGGCGCCGGAAGTCGATCACCAGGTTGCGCGCAATCGTGAACAGCCAGGTATCGAAGCGGGCCGAGCCGTTGTACTGCGAACCGCGCGTCAGCACCCGCATCCAGGTCTCCTGGAAAAGGTCTTCGGCAATCTCACGATTGCTGGTGAGGTACATCAGATAGCGGAGCAGGCGGTGCTGATACTGCAGGATCAGACGATCCAGCAGTTCGGCGTCGCCACCACGCAATCCCTGGGCGATGGCCAGGTTCTCGGCGCGCGCCTGCTGGGTCAGTGATAGGGCTGCAGTGCTCATCTCAGCTTCAGAGACGGACGAAGCCGGAGCGAAGACGCTCTTTTCGACAAGAATCTCGAGTTTGCGGACGAAACTCATACGCACCCCTTTGTGCGGCCAAAAGGAGGAATGGAAGCGAATCCTCATCGGGGGTGAAGTTTCGTTCGCTAACTTCCCAAGTATGAACGTGATGCCGCAGGCAAAGCAAACGATGCGGGAAATTCCCCCTGAACACAGAGCGGGACTGGCCGTCCAGGCCAGTCCGCAGCAGTAAACTAAAAGTATGGAAATTCTTTACGGCCTCCACCCGGTCGAGGAGGCCTTGCGCTCCGGCAGCCGGCGCTTTGACCACGTATGCGTGGCGCGCGAACGCGGCGACAAGCGGCTACAGAAGGTCATCGACGCCTGCCGCGAGGGCGGCGTCCGCATCCGCTTCGAATCGAAGGAAGAACTGACCCGGATGGCCAAGACCGCCGGACACCAGGGCGTGGTCGCCGTGGTCCGGGAACGCGAATTCCTGGAGATTGAAGACCTGCTTGCATCCCCCTCCGGCCAGTCCCGTCTCATGCTGGCTCTCGACGGCCTGGAAGACCCGCAGAACCTGGGCGCCCTGCTGCGCACCGCCGACGCCTCCGGCGTCGATGGCGTGGTCATGACCGAGCGCCGCGCCGCGCCACTCTCCGCTGTCGCCATCAAGGCCTCGGCCGGAGCCGCCGAGCATGTCCGCATCGCCCGCGTCGTCAACCTGGTCCGCGCGCTCGAGCAGCTCAAGGAGCAGAACATCTGGGTCGTCGGCCTGGACGAGCGCGGCACCCAGGCTTACGACGAGTACGATTTCACGTCGAATACGGTGGTAGTGCTGGGCCGCGAAGGCGACGGCATGCACGACCTGGTCAAGAAGAGCTGCGACCACCTGCTGCGCATTCCCATGGCCGGCAAGGTGTCCTCGCTCAACGTCTCGGCCGCCGGCGCCGTGGTCCTTTTCGAGGCCGCCCGCCAGCGCCGACAGAAAGCCGCACCCGCCGAAGCGGCCAAGCCCCGCAAGGAGAAAAAAGGCCTCGGTTCATGACGCATTGGAAGTTGGCGGCAGCAGCCGTCCTCGGCGCAGCCTGCTGCACGGCAGCCGCTCAGCAAAGCAATACCCAGCAGAATCCCGCCACGCAGGAAAGCCCCGCCCAGCCCGCACCGCATGGCCAGGTTCTCTTTCACCGCTCGACGTCCGACCCCTCGCAGTCGGATCAGCCCGCCGAAGCGGCGCATCCTGCGGCCAAGGTCACGGATGAAGAGCGCGGCGCCGTCACCTACACGCGGTACGATCTCGACGTTCACCTCCTGCCGCAGCAGCAGACCCTCTCAGCGCAGGCACGCATCACGATCCGCAATGACGGCCCGGCGCCGCTCCGCGTGGTGCCGGTCCAGCTCAGCTCCGACCTGAAGTTCGACGGCATCAGCTCCGCAGGCAAGCGGATCACCTACGGCGTAGCCACGCTCAACAGCGATGCCGACCATACCGGCCAGCTCAACGAAGCCGTTCTCGAACTGCCCGAGCCGCTGGCTCCCAAGGCTACGCTCGATCTTGAGATCGCTTACGACGGCACCATCCAGGCCAGCGCCAAACGCCTCGAGCAGATGGGTACGCCGGCCGATGCCGCAGCGCACTCGGACTGGGACGAAATCTCGGCCGATTTCGTCGGTCTGCGCGGCTTCGGCAATGTGGTCTGGTACCCGGTCACCGCGCCGCCCGCGCTGCTCGGCGACGGAGCGAAGCTCTTCCAGGAGATCGCCCGCCAGAAGCAGCGGCAATCTGAAGCCACGATCCGCATCCGCGTGAGCGCGGAGTTTTATGACATTGCCCCGACGCTTGCCGTGCTCAACGGGCATCCCGTTGCAATCGACAAGCCCGAGGCCGCGCCTTCGGAGACAGCACCCGGCGTGGTGACCGCAAGCTATGGACCGGTCCCGATGGGTTTTGCCGTACCATCGCTCTTCCTCACCACAGATAAGGCGAGAACGGAAGACGGCCTGCACATCTATACGCGTACCGAAGACCAGCCCAACGCGCAGAATTACGTCAATGCTGCCGCGGCGGTGCGTCCGCTCGTCGAGCAGTGGCTGGGGCAGAAACAGCGTGAGCCGTTGACCATTCTCGATCTGCCTGAGGCCGGTGACGCAGCCTTCGAGCAGGGCTCGCTGCTGGCGACCAGCGTGGACAATACGCCTTTCGAAAAACTCGAGCCGCAGGTGGCCCACGGACTCGCCCACACGTACTTCACCTCGCCGCGCGAATGGCTCAACGAGGGCGTGCCGAACTTCGTCGAGTCGTTGTGGATCGAGCACACGCAGAGCCGCGACCTGGCCCTCGCCAGCCTCGAGCAGCAGCGCGGAGCGTTGTCCTTTGCCGAGCCGGCCTCACCCGGCGCAGGCGGCGGCGAAAGCCTCCTCGATGCGACCGATCCGGTGTATTTCCGCACCAAGGCGACGTACGTTCTGTGGATGCTGCGCGACAACACCACCGACAAGCAGCTGTCCAACGCGCTGACCGACTATCGCCCCAGCGAAGATACGAGCCCGGAGTATTTTGAAAAGCTGACCGAGCGCTCCGATGGTTTCGACCCGGCGCAGGACCTGCAATGGCTCTTTGCCAACTGGGTGAACGCCGACCGCGGCCTGCCCGATCTCTCCATCGCCGCCGTGCATCCCAGCCCGGTGGCGCAGGCCGGCGGACAGTACCTCGTAGGCATCGATATCCAGAACGACGGCTACACCGAAGCCGAGGTACCGGTGACCGTCATCTCCGCCAAGGGAACACTCACCGAACGCGTCCGCCTGCCCGGCAAGACACTCACCACCCACCGCATGCTCGTCCAGGGCACACCGCAGAAGATTGTCGTGAATGACGGCGCAGTGCCAGAACTGCAAAGCACCGTGCACACGCAGGACCTGACCGGCGCTCCGCAACAGTAGCAGCCCCACACCAAGCTGCCAGCACTCCTACTCCCCGTTTTCTACGCGCGCCTTGATGTCCGCATAGGCCGTCTCAATGAGGATGCGGAGCGCGGCAGCATCGATCGCACGGTCCGGCCTCAGCTTTACGTGACGCATGAACCTGCCGCTCCCCTCCAGGAGCCGGGACGGGTCCGGCAGCGAAGCTCCCTGAAAGAAGCCCACATTCACGTGGGAAGTGAAGGCATGGACATAAGCGAAGGGCACGTCGCCAAAGCAAGCCGTCGGGCAGCCATCATGCAACAGCTCTCGGACCTCATCCCCGCATCGCCGCATTACATCGAACCAGGTGCGCGCGATGGCTCCCAGCGCATTCTCATGTGCCTTCATCCAGGCGTCGATCGCGGGATCGTGTGCGACCGTACCATCGAAGCGCAGCAATCCTGTTCTCATCGTGTCTGCCCTTATCGGGCTCCGCTCGAGCCATCTTAGGCGCTTTGATGCGCAAGAAGAAGGAGCAGCCGAGGCTGCTCCCAACGCCTAGAGCCCATCACGCTACGGCTTGGCCGTCACCAGCGGATGCGCCAGTGTTCCGCCGACGATCTGTCCTTCGGGCCAGCTCAGGCTCAAGCCGCGATCAAAACCAATCTTGCCGGCAACAGCACCGGCTGCCGGCGCAGCATTTCCCAGCACCAGCGCACCGTTGCCGATTGTTCCCGAAGCATTCCACTGCGTAAAGCCCGACGGCGCCATGGCGCCCGCCGCGAGACGTCCAGCCGGAGCTGTCAGCGAGCCGTGGTTCCACTGCCAGTGAAAGCGGCCCTGCGCCGAGGAGAGAAGATCAGCCTCCGTGTAGCCGGAGAGCGTCAGGTCCGCGCCCCCATCGAGCGTTCCCGTTGCAGGCCACTTCTCGGCAAAGAGCGCGGCAACCGGAGCCATGGCCACGCCGCTCCACGTCGTCTTGAGGCTGTAGCGCGGCGCGCCGTGTGAGCCGTCCATTCGCCCCGAAGCATGCAGGCTGCCGTTCAGCGCGCTCGCATCGAGCGACGGAATCGTCCAGCCGCGCCCATCGGCGGCAATCTGCGCACGTACATCGTGCAGCGTCAGCGTGCCCAGCGTGAAGGCTCCCACATGGACCTGTCCTTCAAGCGCAGGCCAGCTCTTCTTCGGCTCGACCTCGGACAAAATCGCCTGCACCAGAGCACCCGGATGCCCGGAGCCGAGCAGCACCGTCTCCAGCGCCGCCGCATCGAGCTGGGGCACATCGAGATTCAGCCGCGCCGGGCACACGCTCTCGCAACGCAGTGCAGCATCCAGCGAGCCGCGCAGCGCAATGCCGTGCAGCGTCGCTGCGACATTCGCCCAGTGCATGCCTGTGTCGTCGAAATTCACCGTAGCGGAAGCCAGCTCTACCGGATCGCTCAGCCAGGGCAGAACGGCCTGCGCCTTTTCGAGACGCAGCCAGCCCTGCACATCCGCATAACGCGGCAGCAGAGAACCATCGGCCGCGATCGCCGGCTCGGCCGTCCACGGACGCGCAAAGGTCAGATCGATATTCGCCGTGCCCTGCGGCGCGACATGCGCCATCAGTGGATGCAGAGATCCAAGCGCCCCGGCCAGCTGGCGCAGGCGCGCCATCGGAGCAGCTCCCACCAGGTGGAACGAGAATCCTGCCTGCGTCATCTCACCGGAGATACCGAAGGGAGCACTGCCCCCCATCTCCATCGTTGCCGGCTCGAGAACGATTCCCTGCGCTGCCGGCGACGCAGCCGGTGTCATTTCTTTTTTATGCTTCCGCCCCGTGGGCTTCGCTGCCACCGGCTCTGCGCCCCGCGCCACAAAGTGCAAGGAGGCAAAGCGGAAGGGCGTGCCATCCCCTGCAAACGAGACTTCGAGCGGAGTTACGGTCGCATCCCCGGTAAGCTCCGGCGCAGCCTCGCTCTCCGTGTCGTAGTGGAAGGTGCCTGCGATCGTGCCCTTCGCCTCGAGGTCCGTGGGCAACTCGGAGCGCAGCAGTCCCAACACGTTGACCGCAAAGGAGGCCGGAACCTGGTTGATCTCAAACGCCAGCTGCGCCTTGCGCGCGGCGATATCCGCAACGTTGCCGGTCAGCAGCAGATGCCCGCTCTCCACCGGCCACAGGCAGGTGAGCCCATCGAGCGCCCGCGCCGCATGCCGATATCCGGCCTGGCAACGGGCATCGATGTCGAAGGCATTCATCGGTGTGAACTCTTCGCGATGCGCATTGCCGACACGCAGGTGCGTCTTGACCTGCAGATTCTCGATCGGGCCGGCCAGATCGGCGTCGGCACGCAGATCGCCGCGCCATCCAGCATCGAAACCAAGCAGCATCTCTCCGGCCTGCCCCAGCTCGGCGTGGTTCCACTCGGCGTGCAGCCTGACCGGCATCTGGTTGAGTGCGGCTGCGCGATCGAGCGAGCCATCCACCTGGATCGTGCCGGTGTCTTCGAGGTCGAGACTCATATCGGTGCGCACCGGCTGCGCCTCGAAGCGCAGCCGCCACTCATTCGCCGATTCAAGCCAGATGGAGAGATCGCTGTTCAGGAAAGAGAATCCGGATTTTTCAACACCGGACTTGAAGTTGAAGCGGGCACCGGAGAACTCGATATAGGGAAAGCGCGGGCTCGCGCCCGAATGCCGCTGCGCGGTAGGCGCGTTCGCGGTGTGCGAGGCCTGCTCGAGCAGCGTGCCGAAATTCCACTGCCCCTGCGCATTGCGCACGAGATTGACGCTCGCCTGGTCGAGATCGATGCGGCTCACCTCGAGCCTGCGCCGCCACAGGGAGCTCAGCCGCAGTGAGACCGTGACTGAAGGCGCACGCAGCATCGGCTCCGCACCGAAGTCCGCATTCTCTTCCACCACAAAATCGGTGATGGCAAGCCCCGGGCGCGGCAGCATCTGCAGCTTTACCGAGCCGATATGCACCGGATGCCCGAGGCTGCGTTCGATCGTATCCGTGATCGTCCGGTGATAACGATTGATATTCACCAGCGGCACGATAAAGGCGGCCACCAGCACAGACACGATCAGCAGCAGGGAGAGGATGCGCAGCGCCTTGTCGTAACGGCGCGCCGGGACGGGCGTCTCGCCCGCATCGGTTCCGGTCATGCTACTTCACCAGATGAAGCGTACGGCTCCACCGCGTTTGATCGAAGAAGTGCAGGAGGATATGTCCGACGGCAGCAATGCGATCGCCCATGCCGGTCTTCTCGTACTGCGTCTCCGGGGTGATGAACGACCAGTAGACGAAGAGCGGGCGGCCGACGATGTTGGCACGCGGCACGAAGCCCCAGTAGCGGCTGTCCAGGCTCACCGTGCGGTTGTCGCCCATGGCGAAATACTTGCCCTCGGGCACGACGAGATCGCCATTCTGGATGTGGTTCGGCAGATCGACCTGCCACTCCGCCGTCACCTCGCTACGCTCGGGTGGAGCGAAGGCCGGGAAATCGTCGCGATAGGGGTAGATCGCATCCGGCGCGGGCTTGCCGGCCTGAGGCTCGTTCTGCGCCACGCCGTTCAAATACACGATGCCGTTCACCAGATGAATATGATCGCCGGGCACACCGACGACACGCTTCACAAGATAAAGGTCCGGCTCACCCGGCTTGAAAAAGACGATGATATCGCCACGCTTTACGTCGCGATGGTGCACGAACGGCGCCCAGTGCGCGGGTGGCGCCAGCGTGATGCGATCCACCATCACGTGGTCGCCTACCAGCAGCGTCTTCTCCATGGAACCAGAGGGAATCGCGAAGTTCTGAAAGACGAAGGCAAACGCGAACAGTCCAAGAACCAGCACGCCGCAGATCGAAGCAAATGCCTCGAACGGAGTTTCGTCCTTTTCCCTGGTGCCTTTGCTTTCGGTCTGCTTGCCGTTCTGGGGCTCGAGCGTCTG contains the following coding sequences:
- a CDS encoding zinc ribbon domain-containing protein codes for the protein MRQNGFASPREAKIGSDISEELRLIPRWSMVGALAAFALTEYYFWVVLPAHRHHPSPLPVALRFYLLISWGALAALYVLMMGYISNDAPRRGMSARLWMVCVVMPGGIGAVLYFLLRQPILTSCPSCGTRITGNDHFCPHCAYQIAPCCGNCYRTTSITDLFCTHCGHDLASDHRPARLQAFPG
- a CDS encoding AsmA family protein; protein product: MTGTDAGETPVPARRYDKALRILSLLLIVSVLVAAFIVPLVNINRYHRTITDTIERSLGHPVHIGSVKLQMLPRPGLAITDFVVEENADFGAEPMLRAPSVTVSLRLSSLWRRRLEVSRIDLDQASVNLVRNAQGQWNFGTLLEQASHTANAPTAQRHSGASPRFPYIEFSGARFNFKSGVEKSGFSFLNSDLSIWLESANEWRLRFEAQPVRTDMSLDLEDTGTIQVDGSLDRAAALNQMPVRLHAEWNHAELGQAGEMLLGFDAGWRGDLRADADLAGPIENLQVKTHLRVGNAHREEFTPMNAFDIDARCQAGYRHAARALDGLTCLWPVESGHLLLTGNVADIAARKAQLAFEINQVPASFAVNVLGLLRSELPTDLEAKGTIAGTFHYDTESEAAPELTGDATVTPLEVSFAGDGTPFRFASLHFVARGAEPVAAKPTGRKHKKEMTPAASPAAQGIVLEPATMEMGGSAPFGISGEMTQAGFSFHLVGAAPMARLRQLAGALGSLHPLMAHVAPQGTANIDLTFARPWTAEPAIAADGSLLPRYADVQGWLRLEKAQAVLPWLSDPVELASATVNFDDTGMHWANVAATLHGIALRGSLDAALRCESVCPARLNLDVPQLDAAALETVLLGSGHPGALVQAILSEVEPKKSWPALEGQVHVGAFTLGTLTLHDVRAQIAADGRGWTIPSLDASALNGSLHASGRMDGSHGAPRYSLKTTWSGVAMAPVAALFAEKWPATGTLDGGADLTLSGYTEADLLSSAQGRFHWQWNHGSLTAPAGRLAAGAMAPSGFTQWNASGTIGNGALVLGNAAPAAGAVAGKIGFDRGLSLSWPEGQIVGGTLAHPLVTAKP
- a CDS encoding DUF1801 domain-containing protein, with product MRTGLLRFDGTVAHDPAIDAWMKAHENALGAIARTWFDVMRRCGDEVRELLHDGCPTACFGDVPFAYVHAFTSHVNVGFFQGASLPDPSRLLEGSGRFMRHVKLRPDRAIDAAALRILIETAYADIKARVENGE
- a CDS encoding RNA polymerase sigma factor, with translation MSFVRKLEILVEKSVFAPASSVSEAEMSTAALSLTQQARAENLAIAQGLRGGDAELLDRLILQYQHRLLRYLMYLTSNREIAEDLFQETWMRVLTRGSQYNGSARFDTWLFTIARNLVIDFRRRRTMASLEEMSENDEDERPYEVASNEPNPFDHYQSSENAGRMAEALLTLEPLQREVLILRFHEELSLEEIAQVTRAPLSTVKSRLYRGLATLRPRVESRAEAKMETMPVAREVR
- the rlmB gene encoding 23S rRNA (guanosine(2251)-2'-O)-methyltransferase RlmB, with the protein product MEILYGLHPVEEALRSGSRRFDHVCVARERGDKRLQKVIDACREGGVRIRFESKEELTRMAKTAGHQGVVAVVREREFLEIEDLLASPSGQSRLMLALDGLEDPQNLGALLRTADASGVDGVVMTERRAAPLSAVAIKASAGAAEHVRIARVVNLVRALEQLKEQNIWVVGLDERGTQAYDEYDFTSNTVVVLGREGDGMHDLVKKSCDHLLRIPMAGKVSSLNVSAAGAVVLFEAARQRRQKAAPAEAAKPRKEKKGLGS
- the lepB gene encoding signal peptidase I, which produces MEQTLEPQNGKQTESKGTREKDETPFEAFASICGVLVLGLFAFAFVFQNFAIPSGSMEKTLLVGDHVMVDRITLAPPAHWAPFVHHRDVKRGDIIVFFKPGEPDLYLVKRVVGVPGDHIHLVNGIVYLNGVAQNEPQAGKPAPDAIYPYRDDFPAFAPPERSEVTAEWQVDLPNHIQNGDLVVPEGKYFAMGDNRTVSLDSRYWGFVPRANIVGRPLFVYWSFITPETQYEKTGMGDRIAAVGHILLHFFDQTRWSRTLHLVK
- a CDS encoding double zinc ribbon domain-containing protein — encoded protein: MRQSGNSPLHEAKTGSDISQELHLIPRWSMLGALIAFALTEYYFLVVLPMHNHHPSALPVALHFYLVLSWGALAAVSMLMMGYISNDAPRRGMSARLWMVCVVMPGGIGAVLYFLLRQPILTSCPSCGTRITGNYHFCPQCAYQVSASCGNCYRTTSITDLFCTHCGHDLASDHRPARLQAFPG